The genomic window GTTTATTTGGGGGGGGCGGTGTGAGATTGCTGCCCTCCCACAGGGTGATGGGCAGAACCCCCCaccacccctccacctccccaTACAAGTTACAAAccattattaataataataaaaatctccCCCATGTTAAATTAGTTACGCTCTGATGCCAAGCCTCACCATGGCTTGAGATTCCTCTCCCCAAACCACCCAGCCCCTGGACACCAGGACCCCAGCAAAGCCTGGGGTAGCCCCCCCAGACCTCGGGGGTCCCACAGTCAGTCTCACCAAGAGGGGACTGGGGGCCAGGAGCATCCCCCACACGGGCAGTGTTCCTGGCAGGGCACACGCAAAAGGCACTGGGGTGAAAATGGCTCAGTTGGGGTGGGGCGAGGGAGTCCCACGTGCCTCCCCAGATGCCTCCGAGCATCACTGGGGGCAAAACTGCTGCTTCAAGTAAAACCAAGTGCAAAGCTCCGTCCCCTCCCCATTACTGGGAGAGCGCAGGGTCGAGCAGCCGGAGGGCTCCCCCGACCAAGTGCAGGCTGCCGGTGACCAGGACGCGGACGGCAGACGCCTCCcgcagcagcacagccccactgctggcagcagggtgggggtGTGCCCCCGAggtggcaggggctgccagATGGGGGTCCCGGCCCTGTGCCACCCACCGCAGCGCCTGGGCCAGGCACGGGAACACGAGGGCTGGGGAGTTGAGGGCTGGGggcaccaggagcagggagcCTCGGGCAGGggctggctgcagcagcccccCTACCCGCAGGGgagctgggagccaggggtCCTGCCcccccttctcctccagcagccGGGTCCACGTCCGCTGGTTCTCCAGGCAGCGGGTCAGGGCGTTCTCCAGTGTCACATTGAAGTTTTGCTGGTCTGcaagggatggggctgggggtcagggatttgggggggccagggaggggatcaGGATGGGGAGTGGCCGGGGGAGACCCCGGCTCCCCAGCACTCACCCGCATTGTTGGCCACTGACACCTCCGTGAAGTTGGGACAGAAGACAGCGTAGTCAAAGTGAcagggctgtgggaagaggGGAGATCAGTACTCTGGGAACCCTCAGGATCCACCCATGGGATTCCCACTGGGACCAGTCCTACACCAGCGTGGTTACAAGGGCCAGGATGGAGTGATCCAAGTCCCTTCCCCATACCCAGGACTGCGAGAGCCCTGTGAGGGGAGCTGAGGTGGGATGcacccagggacagcagagtggACAGACAGGCAGCGGGCCAGCTCCACCTCGTGGCTCCCCAGACCCACAGCAAAGTGGGTCCCAAGACAGGCAGAAAGCTCAGGCATCCAGACACAGTGGCTCTACCCCGTGCTTCCCCAAAcctcaccagcagcagcttgagcagtgctgctgtgtcGCGGTCCCCCGTGGCATTGAAGACCAACACACGCACCTCGGAGCCActgcagggagaaaaggaaggtgGCCCGTGCCCCATGGGGACCCTCAGTACCACCACAATGGCCTCCCAGAATGTGTCCTCCTTTGTGTCCCCTCCTTACTCGTGGAGCTTGTCCTGGTTGAGGGTGGCCTGGCGGAACCAGCGGACACAGGCCTGGATGCTGCTCGTGGTGTGAGCTCCATCCAGGTACCACGTCACAGGGCCATGGGACAGCATCTGGGTCCGGCCCAGCCACTCTGTGTCCCGCAGgcctggggggacacagggcatggctgggacCCCCACACCCTCTCTAGCACTGGTACCCCCACAGGGATCCAGTGTGGGGCagacagccaggctgtgccctgcagcacaggtgTCCACTGACTGGGATGCAGCACAGCCCGCCATGTCCCCTATGACATGGCAAGGCAGGGTCCTGGCACAGCCATACTGCACCTTGGATCATGGCATCGGTGGGTCGGAAGGTGGGCGCAAGCGGCACTGGCTTCTCAGCCAGTTCGGTGCTTGGTGGCACTTCCTTCAGCTCCCCAAGACCTGGGGGGACAGGCATCACACTGAGACCCTGGCAACCACAGTGGGGTCTGACCGCCCATCTCCATCCTCCCGCCTTACCCTGGCAGCCACGGCGCTGCAGCCACGTCCGTGCCAGTTGCAGGGCCAGGGCGGCATTGGAGCGCTGGTGGGCACCcgccagccccagctccagcgCCTGGCAGCCCTCCTCAAACTCATCCAGATCCGGGCAGAGGTAGAGGGGACACTGTGGAAAAAGGAGGCTGAGCCTCCTGCCATTGGGTACCCCAAAACCACACCCCTGCCACCAGCTTACCTTCCGCTCCTGCGCTCGCTCCCTCAGTACCTCCAGCGGCCGCTCCGGCTGTGCCACGGTGAAGGCCGGCACGCCAGGCTGTGAAGGATGGGGTGCTCAGGGACATGGGGGAGCTCAGTCACAGGGGAGCACACCCCAAAACCACAGGAGCTGACCAGGTCTCCCTACCTTAAAAATGCCACCCTTCTGCCAGGCAATCTTCTCCATGGTGTCTCCCAGGATGCTGGTGTGGTCGATGCCCAGGGAAGAAACTCCACACACCACCGGTGCCCTGGggatgcagcacagcagtgttcCCACTGCCCTCACCACCGTGGGGACATCAGGACCTGGTAGCCCTGGTGGACAGATTTGGCCATGCCAGCTTCTACCTGATGATGTTAGTGCAATCATAGGCGCCGCCAATGCCAACCTCCACCACTGCCAGAtccacctggggacatggggacactggAGCTATCACAGGGCCACCAGCACCACGTGTGCCCATGGATTTGGGCATGTGGGTGGGGCCAGGTCCCTGTCACCACCCCTTCCAAACCCACACCTGAACACATCCCCCATTTGTGGGGGGACCATCCACCTGGCACAGCATTCCCTGGTTACAGCCACAATAGCCTGACACATGCAAGTTCTGCCCCATATGAGGGCTGAATCTTATGTCCCCCCCTCCCTGATGTCCCCAGCCCATCACAAGCTGGAGGCACCACCATGACTTACCTTCTCCTGCAGGAAGACGTGGAAGGCCATGATGGTGAGGAATCGGAAATACGCTGGCATGCTGGCATGGACCAGGTCCTGCCAGGCAGAGTGGGCATGAGGGGACAGCACTGGGCATCCCCAAACAGCATGGGAACACACGGCCCTGGGAGGGGGAACCTGAGGGAGAGACCATCCCCAGAAACGCTTGTAGCCCCCACCTTGGTCTCCTCCAGCCGGTTGTAGACCAGCCAGAAGTACTTGTTGAAGAGGTCCTTGCTGATGGGCTGCCCATTGATGCGGATCCGCTCACGCACCTGCACGAGgtgaggggagctggggggcacagagcagggggaaTAGTCAGGCATGGCATCAACCAGCCCCCTCAAACCCTCCTGACCCCCGTGCCCACCTGTAAAAGCCTGTCTTCAGCCCATAGCTGCGGAGGATGCATTCAGTGAAGGCGCACGCTGAGCCCTGAGGAGATTGTGGCATTAAATCCCCCCATGTAAGGGACAGGGGAAAAGAGCCACAGACACCAGCGGCTCCCCCTCATCCCCCCAGTCCCCCACAACACCGCCCACCCGCCTCACCTTGCCCTTCGTCCCCGTGACGTGGATGATGTTCAGTCGATCCAGGTCCTCGACCTGTAAGAGTTCAACCACCCTGTGAGAACCCCATGGCCGCCAGTGCCGAGCACGGTGGCACCGCTggcaggacagggggacagggacagggatccCCCCTTACCTTCAGTCCACTCCTCTCCAAAAAGCCCCGCATGGCTTCCAGCTGGGCCTGGGGGTCTCCGCGCTCCCGCTTCACCTGCTCCAAGTAGCTGGCATTGGTCTGCAGGGTGTTGAGCATCCGGATTGCATCCTGGAAAAACACCCATTGTGGTTGGAAAGGTGCCCACCACCACCCAGCCTGACCTGAGCCCACCACACCCTGACCCACCCCATCGGGCTCGGTGCCCTCGGCGGTGCCCGTGGCCACCCACACCGGCAGCATCTCCGCCATGGTGCAGTGGGGACCTGCCGGCAGCGCCCGAGCCTGTCACGGGGACAGCCTACTTATGGGCAGGGGTTGCCCGCCCCTCCCCAGGCGCCCCTTGGCCCCGCAATGGGAACACAGGGCAGGTCAGCACCCGGCACCCACTGCTGCCCAGTGGGACAAGGTCGCCGGCGGGAGCGGGCAGCGCTCCATTTAACGAGCAGCATTAAGGAAGCAGCAGCGCTGCACCTGCACGGTGCACGCGGTACAACAGCCCAACAAACCCACGCCGGTTTGGGACGAGGGGTTGGCGCTGCTCGACCAGCCAATGTCCCCAGCGTGGGGACCCCCCACTCAGGCAGCTGGACCTTGGCCCATCAGACAGCGGCATTGACAGCGGCCGCGCTTCCAGCCCTGGTGAGCGCGGGGCAGGACCGCTCCCGTCCCGCCTGCCCGGGGTGCTGCACACCGGGGACCGCCATCGTCCCCACGGCGCCTGGCGCGGCCGCGTGGCACCGGGACACGCCGCGTGGCACCGGAGCTGCTCCCGCTGCACGTCGGGGTCACCCGCTCTTGCCACGGGGCGCGGCGGTTTTCGGGATGCCCCGAGCAGAAAGTGGGGAACACGGGACACGCAGCAGCCCGCACAGCCTGGGACTTGGCGGGGCACGGCACGGAGGGGGCGGGTCTGGCCCGCCGTGCACGGTCCCATCGCTGTGCCCGGGCCCTGTGACCCGCCCCCTGCCCGGCGCGCGCTCCCGCCCGCTGCGCGTCCCCGCCGCCGGTACCTGGTAGTCCTCGGCGGGGGCGCGCGCCGGGCGCGTGCCGAAGCGGCGCCCCGCGATCCGCAGCGCCACGCGCAGCGCGCGCAGAGCCCGCGCCTCCATCCCCGCGCAACCCGCGCGCGCCGCCCCGCGCAACCCGCGCGCCGCCCGGGGAGTGGGCGGGGCCAACCGCATCACACCCTCAGTCCCCCCACACCACCCGCCATCTTTGAGCCGGGCAGCGCACGCCACGTCAAGGGGAGGGGTGCGCGGGGCGCCATCTTTGCGAGAGGCATCAGGGGCTCAGCAAGAACATGGTCCGC from Pithys albifrons albifrons isolate INPA30051 chromosome 20, PitAlb_v1, whole genome shotgun sequence includes these protein-coding regions:
- the FPGS gene encoding folylpolyglutamate synthase, mitochondrial isoform X1; translated protein: MEARALRALRVALRIAGRRFGTRPARAPAEDYQDAIRMLNTLQTNASYLEQVKRERGDPQAQLEAMRGFLERSGLKVEDLDRLNIIHVTGTKGKGSACAFTECILRSYGLKTGFYSSPHLVQVRERIRINGQPISKDLFNKYFWLVYNRLEETKDLVHASMPAYFRFLTIMAFHVFLQEKVDLAVVEVGIGGAYDCTNIIRAPVVCGVSSLGIDHTSILGDTMEKIAWQKGGIFKPGVPAFTVAQPERPLEVLRERAQERKCPLYLCPDLDEFEEGCQALELGLAGAHQRSNAALALQLARTWLQRRGCQGKAGGWRWAVRPHCGCQGLSVMPVPPGLGELKEVPPSTELAEKPVPLAPTFRPTDAMIQGLRDTEWLGRTQMLSHGPVTWYLDGAHTTSSIQACVRWFRQATLNQDKLHDGSEVRVLVFNATGDRDTAALLKLLLPCHFDYAVFCPNFTEVSVANNADQQNFNVTLENALTRCLENQRTWTRLLEEKGGQDPWLPAPLRVGGLLQPAPARGSLLLVPPALNSPALVFPCLAQALRWVAQGRDPHLAAPATSGAHPHPAASSGAVLLREASAVRVLVTGSLHLVGGALRLLDPALSQ
- the FPGS gene encoding folylpolyglutamate synthase, mitochondrial isoform X2, with translation MAEMLPVWVATGTAEGTEPDGDAIRMLNTLQTNASYLEQVKRERGDPQAQLEAMRGFLERSGLKVEDLDRLNIIHVTGTKGKGSACAFTECILRSYGLKTGFYSSPHLVQVRERIRINGQPISKDLFNKYFWLVYNRLEETKDLVHASMPAYFRFLTIMAFHVFLQEKVDLAVVEVGIGGAYDCTNIIRAPVVCGVSSLGIDHTSILGDTMEKIAWQKGGIFKPGVPAFTVAQPERPLEVLRERAQERKCPLYLCPDLDEFEEGCQALELGLAGAHQRSNAALALQLARTWLQRRGCQGKAGGWRWAVRPHCGCQGLSVMPVPPGLGELKEVPPSTELAEKPVPLAPTFRPTDAMIQGLRDTEWLGRTQMLSHGPVTWYLDGAHTTSSIQACVRWFRQATLNQDKLHDGSEVRVLVFNATGDRDTAALLKLLLPCHFDYAVFCPNFTEVSVANNADQQNFNVTLENALTRCLENQRTWTRLLEEKGGQDPWLPAPLRVGGLLQPAPARGSLLLVPPALNSPALVFPCLAQALRWVAQGRDPHLAAPATSGAHPHPAASSGAVLLREASAVRVLVTGSLHLVGGALRLLDPALSQ
- the FPGS gene encoding folylpolyglutamate synthase, mitochondrial isoform X3, which gives rise to MEARALRALRVALRIAGRRFGTRPARAPAEDYQDAIRMLNTLQTNASYLEQVKRERGDPQAQLEAMRGFLERSGLKVEDLDRLNIIHVTGTKGKGSACAFTECILRSYGLKTGFYSSPHLVQVRERIRINGQPISKDLFNKYFWLVYNRLEETKDLVHASMPAYFRFLTIMAFHVFLQEKVDLAVVEVGIGGAYDCTNIIRAPVVCGVSSLGIDHTSILGDTMEKIAWQKGGIFKPGVPAFTVAQPERPLEVLRERAQERKCPLYLCPDLDEFEEGCQALELGLAGAHQRSNAALALQLARTWLQRRGCQGLGELKEVPPSTELAEKPVPLAPTFRPTDAMIQGLRDTEWLGRTQMLSHGPVTWYLDGAHTTSSIQACVRWFRQATLNQDKLHDGSEVRVLVFNATGDRDTAALLKLLLPCHFDYAVFCPNFTEVSVANNADQQNFNVTLENALTRCLENQRTWTRLLEEKGGQDPWLPAPLRVGGLLQPAPARGSLLLVPPALNSPALVFPCLAQALRWVAQGRDPHLAAPATSGAHPHPAASSGAVLLREASAVRVLVTGSLHLVGGALRLLDPALSQ
- the FPGS gene encoding folylpolyglutamate synthase, mitochondrial isoform X4, with the translated sequence MAEMLPVWVATGTAEGTEPDGDAIRMLNTLQTNASYLEQVKRERGDPQAQLEAMRGFLERSGLKVEDLDRLNIIHVTGTKGKGSACAFTECILRSYGLKTGFYSSPHLVQVRERIRINGQPISKDLFNKYFWLVYNRLEETKDLVHASMPAYFRFLTIMAFHVFLQEKVDLAVVEVGIGGAYDCTNIIRAPVVCGVSSLGIDHTSILGDTMEKIAWQKGGIFKPGVPAFTVAQPERPLEVLRERAQERKCPLYLCPDLDEFEEGCQALELGLAGAHQRSNAALALQLARTWLQRRGCQGLGELKEVPPSTELAEKPVPLAPTFRPTDAMIQGLRDTEWLGRTQMLSHGPVTWYLDGAHTTSSIQACVRWFRQATLNQDKLHDGSEVRVLVFNATGDRDTAALLKLLLPCHFDYAVFCPNFTEVSVANNADQQNFNVTLENALTRCLENQRTWTRLLEEKGGQDPWLPAPLRVGGLLQPAPARGSLLLVPPALNSPALVFPCLAQALRWVAQGRDPHLAAPATSGAHPHPAASSGAVLLREASAVRVLVTGSLHLVGGALRLLDPALSQ